The genomic interval TCAGGAACAATAATGCTTTCCGCTCCACCAGCAAGTCCAGAATAAAGAGCAATATCACCACATTCCCTTCCCATTACCTCTATTATATTAGCTCTTCCATGGGAAGTTGATGTATCCCTTATTTTGCTTATCGCATCTACAACCGTTTCGACTGCAGTAAAAAAACCTATAGTATAATCAGTGTATCCCATGTCGTTATCTATTGTACAAGGAATACAAATAGTAGGTATTCCTGCATCATGTAATTTTTTAGCTCCTCTGAAGGTACCATCTCCGCCTAAAATTATCAATCCTTCAATTCCAAAAACCCTAACAACATTTAAAGCTTTATTAAATCCTGCTTTAGTCGTAAATTCATCGGATCTGGCACTCCTTAACATTGTACCCCCTCTGTGTATAATATCCGCTACAGAGGATAGATTCATCTCTTCTATTTCACCATTTATTAACCCATTATAGCCTTGTTTAATTCCAAATATCCTAGCATTCTGATAAATAGATGTTCTTACTACAGACCTAATGGCTGCATTCATACCTGGTGCATCTCCACCGCTAGTTAGTACACCAATTGTCTTCATGTAGTCTCCTCCCAACTATACTTATTATTAATTAAAGAATTCCTAAATCTAAAAGAACTGCTTGTATTTCACCAGCCTCAAATTCAGGTGCTAATATCTCGTATAGTTCCTCATCTCCCTCCTTTGAAAATAGCTGTTTCTTTACTAAGAACCCTTCTTCTAACAATTTTTTTTCAATCTTTGATGCTTTGTCAAAACCTGTAGCTAAATAAACTGCAGTCCACATGGTTACACTCTCCCTACTTTAATCATGTTAAGCACATATTTTATATTTTAAATTATAACATAAAACCCAATTATTTTTAATGTATATTAGCTTTATGAAACTTTAATATTATCTTTACCCAATATTTCAACTAATTCATTGAATAATTGAGCTTGTTCTACATCTACCCATAAATCCCTATTTGCCATTACAGTTTTATTATCCCTTTCCAAATATACGTAAACTGGAGTTTCTCCTTTGTATTTAGATAGTACCCTCTTTATCGCATTAAACGTATTTAGTGGCTTTTCCTTCGGTATTCTTAAATATATCTTCTCTGTCTTATATCTATTTAATGTGATAATCCTTTCACATATAATTTTAGGTTCTTCCTCTTCACTTAAACTTACATTTCCTTCAATTACCACCAGATTATCTTCTTCTATTAACTGATTATATCTTTCATATATGGCTGGAAAAACAATACACTCAACAGCACCATATAGATCCTCCAAGGTTATAAAGGCCATCATATTGTTGTTTTTAGTGATCTTATTCTTCTTGGAAACGATAATACCACCAATTACAACCCTTTTTCCCTCTATATCTACATTCAAATTGTTCTCTATTTGATCTTGAGCTTGTACTAATTCAGAAGTGCTTATTGTAGATATTTTATTCAATTCCTTTTCATAGGGTTTTAATGGATGACCGCTAATATAGATCCCCAACATTTCCTTCTCCATTGCTAACAAATTTCTTTGAGGAAATTCCTTTAAATCAGGCAAATTATCCTTAGTAATACTAGTATCTATTGTATCAAACATTGAAAATTGTCCTTCTATATTCCTCTTCCTATCTGCATGGATTCCGTCCATGGTCTTTTCAAAGATTGCTAAAAGTTGAGCCCTATTCCCACCTAAACTGCCCATAGCACCACACTTTATTAAACTTTCTACTGCTCTTTTATTCATTACTGAAGGGTCGATTTTTTCAATTCTTTCACAGAAATCTGTAAAGCTTGTAAAAGGCCCATCTTCTCTGGCTTTTATGATTACATCTATAAAGTTTTCTCCAACATTCTTTACAGCCATTAATCCAAATCTAATCCTACCATCTACAACTGTAAATTTTTTATAGCTTTCATTTATATCAGGAGGTAATATCTCAATCCCCAGTCTTTTACACTCCTGAATATATAGGGAAACTGAATTGGTATCCCCAATAACGCTACTTATAAGGGCAGCCATAAATTCTACAGGGTAATAATATTTAAGCCAAGCAGTTCTATAAGCTACTACAGCATAAGCAGCTGAATGGCTTTTGTTAAAAGCATATTTAGCAAAGTCTATCATTAAATCATATATCTTATTGGCAGTCTTTTCATCTACACCGTTTCTTAAAGCTCCCTTAATCACTACCTCTCCCTTTTCATTGGTTTCTCCATAAATAAATCTTTTCCTCTCCTTCTCCATTACATCCATTTTCTTCTTACCCATAGCACGTCTTAATAGGTCTGCTCCACCCATTGTAAATCCACCAATATCCCTTACTATCTGCATAACCTGTTCTTGGTAGACTATACAACCATAAGTTACTTCTAAAATAGGTTTTAGCTTAGGATGTAGATATTCTATCTTATCTGGATTATTCTTATTTTGAATATACTGTGGAATCTGATTCATTGGTCCTGGCCTAAACAGGGAATTAGCAGCTATTAAATTTTCAAACATATTAGGTTTTAATTCCTTCAAAAATTGTCTCATACCAGCAGATTCAAACTGGAATATGCCTAAGGTTTCCCCCTTAGCAAACATTTCTAAAACCTTAGGGTCATCATAGGTAAATTTAGAAAAATCTATTTTTACCCCATGGTTTTTCTCTATTAAATTCACCGCATCTCTTATTACGGTAAGGGTTCTTAAGCCTAAAAAATCCATCTTCAAAAGGCCTAATTCCTCTAATTCAATCATATTAAATTGGGTGGTTATAGCATCGTTGTTTCTAGCTAAAGGCACATAAGTAGTAATGGGTTCCTTTGAAATTACAACTCCTGCTGCATGAGTGGAAGTATGTCTTGGTAATCCCTCTACTGCCATGGCCAAATCTATTAAATTCTTTATATCTTCCCTCGATTCATAAAGTTGCCTTAAGGTCTTATTTACCTCTAGGGCCTTTGAAATTGTCATACCCAGCTCCATAGGAATTTGCTTTGCTATATAATCCACTTCTCCATAGGACATATTTATAGCTCTTCCTACATCTCGTATGGCACCACGTGCAGCCATGGTTCCAAAAGTAATTATTTGTGCTACCCTGTCCTCTCCATACTTTCTCACTACATAATCTATTACCTCTTCCCTTCTCTCGTAGCAAAAATCTATGTCTATATCGGGCATAGACACCCTCTCAGGGTTTAAAAACCTTTCAAATAATAGGTCATACTCCAATGGATCTATATCTATAATCTCTAAAGCATAAGATACGATACTTCCTGCAGCAGATCCTCTACCAGGACCAACCATAATTCCATTATCCTTGGCAAATTTTATAAAATCCCAAACTATTAGAAAATAATCCACATATCCCATTTCTACTATGGTATTAAATTCAAAATTGAACCTGTCCATTATCTCTGGTGTCAGCTCTTCATATCTTTTCTCTAATCCCTCTAAACACAGTTTTTTTAAGTATTCTACATTAGTATATCCTTCGGGTACTTTAAATTCTGGCAAATGTAATGTATTAAAATCTAAAGTGACATTACATCTTTCTCCAATCCACAATGTATTTCCTAAAGCATCCTTTACATGCCCAAAAATATATTCCATCTCTTTCGGAGACTTTAAATAGAATTCATTGGTAGGGAATTTCATCCTATCCGTATCATTAATGGTTTTCCCAGTCTGGATACATAAAAGTACATCATGGATTATAGAATCTTCTTGTTTTAAATAGTGAACATCATTAGTTGCTACCAAAGGTATTCCTATTTCCCTGCTTAGTTTTATGAGCTGTTCATTTATCCTTTTCTGTTCTTCCATACCGTGGTCCTGTATCTCTAGGAAAAAATTATCCTGGCCAAATACCTCTTTATATTTAAGAGCTAGTTCCTTTGCCCTTTTATAGTTCCCTTCTAGCAGGCTGCTAGGTATTTCTCCCCCAATGCATCCGCTTAAGGCGATTATTCCTTCACTATATTTTTCTAATACATCATGGTCCACCCTTGGTTTATAATAAAAACCATTTACATATCCTTCTGAAACTAT from Tepidimicrobium xylanilyticum carries:
- the pfkA gene encoding 6-phosphofructokinase, whose protein sequence is MKTIGVLTSGGDAPGMNAAIRSVVRTSIYQNARIFGIKQGYNGLINGEIEEMNLSSVADIIHRGGTMLRSARSDEFTTKAGFNKALNVVRVFGIEGLIILGGDGTFRGAKKLHDAGIPTICIPCTIDNDMGYTDYTIGFFTAVETVVDAISKIRDTSTSHGRANIIEVMGRECGDIALYSGLAGGAESIIVPEVEFDIDEVCRKIIHGRNRGKLHHIIVLAEGIGNAYEVGREIEEKTGAETKVTILGHIQRGGTPTAYDRIIASKMGNKAVELLLAGESGKALGIKCNQLISMDIDEALNVKKEFDKGMYDIGRILSI
- a CDS encoding DNA polymerase III subunit alpha, with amino-acid sequence MVNGKGFVHLHVHTEYSLLDGSTRIGELLDRTKELGMDTIAITDHGSMFGVVEFYKQAKKRGIKPILGSEVYIAINKYTEREPKDKNQYHLVLLAENDKGYQNLMKIVSEGYVNGFYYKPRVDHDVLEKYSEGIIALSGCIGGEIPSSLLEGNYKRAKELALKYKEVFGQDNFFLEIQDHGMEEQKRINEQLIKLSREIGIPLVATNDVHYLKQEDSIIHDVLLCIQTGKTINDTDRMKFPTNEFYLKSPKEMEYIFGHVKDALGNTLWIGERCNVTLDFNTLHLPEFKVPEGYTNVEYLKKLCLEGLEKRYEELTPEIMDRFNFEFNTIVEMGYVDYFLIVWDFIKFAKDNGIMVGPGRGSAAGSIVSYALEIIDIDPLEYDLLFERFLNPERVSMPDIDIDFCYERREEVIDYVVRKYGEDRVAQIITFGTMAARGAIRDVGRAINMSYGEVDYIAKQIPMELGMTISKALEVNKTLRQLYESREDIKNLIDLAMAVEGLPRHTSTHAAGVVISKEPITTYVPLARNNDAITTQFNMIELEELGLLKMDFLGLRTLTVIRDAVNLIEKNHGVKIDFSKFTYDDPKVLEMFAKGETLGIFQFESAGMRQFLKELKPNMFENLIAANSLFRPGPMNQIPQYIQNKNNPDKIEYLHPKLKPILEVTYGCIVYQEQVMQIVRDIGGFTMGGADLLRRAMGKKKMDVMEKERKRFIYGETNEKGEVVIKGALRNGVDEKTANKIYDLMIDFAKYAFNKSHSAAYAVVAYRTAWLKYYYPVEFMAALISSVIGDTNSVSLYIQECKRLGIEILPPDINESYKKFTVVDGRIRFGLMAVKNVGENFIDVIIKAREDGPFTSFTDFCERIEKIDPSVMNKRAVESLIKCGAMGSLGGNRAQLLAIFEKTMDGIHADRKRNIEGQFSMFDTIDTSITKDNLPDLKEFPQRNLLAMEKEMLGIYISGHPLKPYEKELNKISTISTSELVQAQDQIENNLNVDIEGKRVVIGGIIVSKKNKITKNNNMMAFITLEDLYGAVECIVFPAIYERYNQLIEEDNLVVIEGNVSLSEEEEPKIICERIITLNRYKTEKIYLRIPKEKPLNTFNAIKRVLSKYKGETPVYVYLERDNKTVMANRDLWVDVEQAQLFNELVEILGKDNIKVS